In the genome of Lynx canadensis isolate LIC74 chromosome F1, mLynCan4.pri.v2, whole genome shotgun sequence, one region contains:
- the LOC115505374 gene encoding alpha-1,3-mannosyl-glycoprotein 4-beta-N-acetylglucosaminyltransferase-like protein MGAT4E: MEIIQRRREGGKDVGGFLVGGGHPYASVSWKHLRFISRSHFFAELLQAPAPCVIAYGNIVVVSLIFLSFFLQENNEEHLTYNLILQEEKKKILWQLNQDQMISESRNHLENFKDMQKASPLLQQAKYKLLAGSPPQEKKLLTIGISSEQHPNGSYLLDTLQSLFQASSKHELNCIVVLVHLSDPDPEWLRRTVANISDLFKPHIEAQKLLMIHGHLGDSPLPGDRNNVSRTSRCEVHYSRQKVHYALLMNFAINLSEYFLMMEDYVYCTSKFISTIYWALSAWKELPWAILEFSSLSLSGKVFHTSDLSRLASLFLLFHKDIPIYLFLSEFRLLLAQSVPIRFSPSVFFHIGKYPAFEDTCFPVEKEKVFGEPDNPVASVLTDMMAEMNGIPQYAYTLNEECYSTLNPLRGNYLTVILEKPQKVIRIEVLTGSDKKGLYWLRQGQVELGYDPLENSRGCTRYTLLGPLVEGNLDQRVFYEEDSVEELSCIRLLVLASQESWLLIRQIKVWTQHEEEESYYSGNSGKVGFGNGINMADQK; the protein is encoded by the exons ATGGAAATAATTCAGCGgcggagggaagggggaaaggatgtGGGAGGCTTCCTGGTAGGAGGAGGACATCCTTATGCTTCTGTAAGCTGGAAGCACTTAAGATTCATATCCCGCTCACATTTCTTTGCAGAGCTCCTCCAGGCCCCAGCACCATGCGTCATTGCCTATGGAAATATAGTTGTTGTGTCCTTAATCTTCCTGAGCTTCTTCCTCCAAGAGAATAATGAAGAGCATCTTACATATAACTTAATATTG caggaggaaaagaagaaaatactgtgGCAGCTCAATCAGGACCAAATGATCTCTGAGAGCAGAAACCATCTAGAGAACTTCAAGGACATGCAGAAAGCCTCCCCTTTACTCCAACAGGCCAAGTACAAATTGCTGGCTGGATCCCCTCCCCAGGAAAAGA AACTGCTGACCATAGGGATTTCCTCGGAGCAACACCCTAATGGGAGCTACCTCTTGGACACCCTGCAGTCCCTGTTCCAAGCTTCCTCAAAACACGAGCTGAATTGTATCGTGGTGCTGGTCCACCTGTCAGATCCCGACCCCGAATGGCTCAGACGAACAGTTGCCAATATTTCAGACCTCTTCAAACCACATATTGAGGCCCAGAAGCTGCTCATGATCCACGGTCATCTCGGTGACTCTCCTCTCCCAGGAGATCGGAATAATGTTAGTCGCACCTCACGCTGCGAAGTGCATTATTCCAGGCAGAAAGTCCATTATGCCCTCCTCATGAACTTTGCTATCAACCTCTCTGAATACTTTCTGATGATGGAAGATTATGTTTACTgcacttccaaatttatttctaCCATCTATTGGGCATTGTCAGCCTGGAAAGAACTACCTTGGGCGATCCTGGAGTTCTCCAGCCTAAGCCTCTCTGGGAAAGTTTTCCACACCAGTGACCTCTCCCGCctggcctctctctttctccttttccataaGGATATTCCCATTTACTTGTTTCTCTCTGAATTCCGCCTTCTCTTGGCCCAGAGTGTTCCAATTCGTTTCAGTCCCTCAGTCTTCTTCCACATAGGCAAGTATCCTGCGTTTGAGGACACATGCTTTCCtgtggagaaggagaaggtgtTTGGTGAACCAGACAACCCCGTTGCCAGCGTCCTCACTGACATGATGGCAGAAATGAATGGTATTCCACAATACGCTTATACTCTGAACGAAGAGTGCTACTCTACTCTCAATCCTCTAAGAGGCAACTACCTGACAGTGATTTTGGAGAAGCCACAAAAAGTCATCCGGATAGAGGTCCTGACAGGTTCTGACAAAAAAGGGCTGTATTGGCTACGGCAGGGGCAAGTGGAGCTGGGCTATGATCCCTTGGAGAATTCCAGAGGCTGCACCCGCTATACCCTTCTAGGTCCACTGGTGGAAGGAAATTTAGACCAGAGGGTATTTTATGAAGAAGATTCTGTGGAGGAGTTGAGTTGTATACGACTGCTTGTGCTAGCCTCTCAAGAGTCTTGGCTCCTGATCAGGCAGATCAAAGTCTGGACTCAGCATGAGGAAGAGGAGAGTTATTACAGTGGGAATTCTGGAAAGGTGGGGTTTGGGAATGGAATCAACATGGCCGACCAGAAATAA